AATCTTAGTATGTTATATCATTATACAAGTCTACCTATATTAGacaaatgcttttattttctcACTGACATGATTTGATTTGCATGCAGTATTAAACTTTTTGCCAGTTACAAATGCAAAGTTTGTATATAGGCTTTTACATCAATTTAATCAAGAGCTGAAAAGATATTGGTAATGTCTTAAAACTGTTCCCTTGGTAGGGAGCTGATAAGGTGGCAATTCAGAAATAGATgattttagttgataaaatggtcttatatatatttttttctcatcCTGATCAGTAAATTCAATATTCATTAAGtttcaaattcattttattatttgataaaaaagaataattgaGCTTAATTTCAAcgaaaagtaaaaacatagaaaaaatgacaaatatcatcttttacataaaaaaaatcaacttttaaataaaaaatttatcgtggtcaaaaaaaatttttaagtcttttttgaatttgtattaaAATGGAGAACACTTATGAATGTAGtggtaatttttgaaaaatttttttttcttaattgtcAACCTTGTAGACAGAAAAGCAAAGCGGAATGCCATCCTGACaccatataataaaatgtaaactatCCTACCACTTTTTTATCTTACTCCTAATATAACCATGGTAAGACAGAAttggataatatttttgaaattattgaaaacctacattaataaaaaaataacattacattttttttttttatttcaattagattttatatttatttgaattataaactttattttataaattaatagacaataataacaacaacaatattattaatattataaataatattagaaatacttagatcatttaattaaaaaacaactttattatacTCACTTAATATTTTGCATGGAAATTGATAAGAATATtcacaaatattattataaggATCATAAACTAAGTCTGATACTGGGCAAGACATATTGTGTGATATACCATTAGAACAAGAAATAAAACTATGGCAGTTCCAGGGGTTGCGATATTGACCATCAGGTTTATTAGTACAAAAACTGGTAAAATTATATTCCCCGGCATCTCTGCAGCTACTGTATGTTGGATCAAAAATTTGATTGGTTGGACAGCTTACATAGCCTCCTTGTTGTGATGAACACTTCAAGTAATAAAACACATCTGGAATCAAATAGTTTCCATCAGCTTTTCCTGCACATGGGTTCTCCTTTAAGTTCtctataaaagcaaaaatatcaTTCTGCATCTGtaatactattatattaaagCAGTCAActattgtttaaacaaaaacattcacTGTTCACACTAACTTTGAACTTACATATGTACACTAGTACATATGTAAGGCTAAAGTTAAAGACAGTTAAAGAATAATTAGACTAAACTCCGaatagttaaattaaatctCTTTTCTGCCTAATATATAACCCAGTTAGCACATTTTGCAGGGTCAAATTGAAACAAcattataattaatgttataatataaatcgaatatattatttactaaataaaagattttcatactttttgttatgttttgaaaaaatattgataatttaatctatgtaatttaattgatttaaaaatttataattttaaatgagctcaaaaacattaacttgttttaaaatatgcactTCTCCTctgctaaatgtttttatagcTATAATTTACAATGCGATACTATTCACGcctaaaaacttgatttaaaaagtagGAGAAGAACaacagaaaaaagttattaacttttgaattaatTAATGACCTTGCTGTGCAATAAATATGCTatgtaataaatctttttagtcTATTTAAAAGaagcatataaatatatttattgaatgaTATAGTTGTAACGCTTCCCtcacaaacattttaaagatgttCCACAAAATAGCTAGTTTTTTGAAGttgtaaacaaatactttgtggaaataattaaaaagttttataagtgATTGAGCTCACAAGGTATAAGAAAAGTGTAATATCTCCGGCGAAAAAGTTGATAGCAAGTTCAAATGAAGTATCAAATGGAAACTCTTTTTGTAAGACTGTACAATTTTATGGAGCCGGAAAGTCTGAATGCCGGAAAATAAATCGCCTGAGAAGAATTAGCATCTAAACTGGAGTAGTCAACATTAGTCAAAGAATCTTTTTAGGGACGAAAACAAGTTTAAGCAGTTTGGATCAAATGGAATCAAGTATATTTGTTATACAGTAGATAGAAAATATGACCCAAAATTTCAACTTCTTTTCATAAAACAAGGAAATGCAATGGTTTTGGTATGATTTGGGTTGATCTGCTCCATTGATATACTGGAAGTATTGATCAAGAAATATACAGAGATATGAAAGGGCATTGTGCTATCTCATGTGTAAGATAAAATGTCTAATGAGCGGATTTAACATCAGAAAAACAATCCCAAACAAATTTAAGCCccaaaatacagaaaaaaaaaattttgtttcaactcaaaaaactctaatatacaaattatttaacttatttggTTACTTAACAATACATAACTGTATTGAAACTGCAGTGTCagaaaatatattcaatattttattaacaaaaataataattatatttcatCACTAACGCTTCAACTATTAATTTAACATCTAGCAATCTCACAAttcaatgaataattttttttcaaataaatttttcaaagttttcaaataaataatgctaatattggtatagatatttataaaaaaaaacatgaattactaaattaaattacCTAAAGGGTGCTCACTCATATTAACAGTGCGACATGGAAAAATTGAAGGATATTCACAGAGATTGTCATAAGGATCGTAAACTAACTCTGGTGTTGCGCAAGACATATTGTGTGATATACCATTAGAACAAGAAATAAAAGTATGGCAGTTCCAGGGGTTGCGATATTGACCATCAGGTTTATTAGTACAAAAGTTGCTCAAATTATAGTCTTTAGCATCCTTGCAATCACTATATTTTggatcaaaaattttattatctggACAGTTTACATAGCCTCCTTGTTGTGATGAACACTGCAAGTAAGCAAACACATCAGGAATCAAGTATTTTCCATCAGCTTTCCCTGCACATGAActgtctataaaaatatataagtatatatacatataagtatatatatatatatatatatatatatatatatatatatatatatatatatatatatatatatatatatatatatatatatatatatatatatatatatatatgttattattttattttaaccttaaatttttttattgtaaataatgtaaaaattaaaaaacatgtaaagactttattattttatatgtaatttagCAAAAACACTTATTCAGTTTTTACTTTGACAGACTGTTTCTTTTCCTGTAGGTTAATCAGAAAGAATGTCTAAGCatcaaaaaattcatattataaaatatttctcagAAAGTTAggaattattataattaattatgtaataacTGTAGCTAGTTTGCAACCAGGTTACCTCaactacattaaaattaaaaaaattttaattttaatgtagttGAGGTAACctggtttaattttaattttattaaaatttttttatgtctgcatttagaaattaattcagatattttgtttattaaactttttttatctaaaagagtaataattttaaattttgaacctACAGAagaagaaacaaataaatacttaaaaatacaaaaaaaaaattaaatttaaatcaaaacagaAAATATAGATTTAAAGAAACAGCTATtacaaaaacaaagttaaaattccagcttaaatgataaattagtGATCAACAGTCTTTTCCATTTAGCCTATGCTTTTGTGCTCAAGCCTTTTTGAGCTCACACGCAAGCATGCAAATAACTTGGCAAGCACTTGAGGTTTgcccaaaaaataaaaaagttttttatttaattgcattaaatattttttgttgcatcAATTActttgatgaaaagtttttttaacactttatatatacaaattaatttattaagaatttaaataaattgtttgttttgccatttttttattttaattttttagttagaatttaaattttagttgtatttttatttgtcttttttcttttagattattttattaagaatcaaaacatttattttgctattctaattatttatgaaaacattaaactttctttttttttggcctttttttaatttaatatattttatttagaatttaaccCCTTTTTGCATATCTTTTTTATACTGAACTAAACTAATGATTCTAAAAGCATTCTATGGgctaacatcaaaaaaaaaaaaggtaaataaattgcaaaatatttatttgtatcatATATGATACATCATGCAGTAGTGGAACTTTATGAAGAAATTATAGACTATGTTTGTTGTTAAACAGAGTGTTTATCTTGGAATATGAGCTTGATAGTTATATACACTCAATAAAGATAtccttataaataaaataaaaataaataaaatggtgGAAAGCTTTAAAAGAATTGCAGTCTTTATTAATACTTGTTGTATTATACTTGTTGTTAATAATACTATTTAATTAACAGCGCAGTTTCACACTTTTTACAAAATGAACATGTCAAGGCAGAGCACTTGTCATATTTACAACGAGCCCGTTTTTCATTCAATATGGGCCAATGTCTAACTTGatcaaaacaaattgcttcaTGGGGAATGGCAATTTTTGGACCAACACGAGGTGTAATGTCAGCAAGTGAAGGAcgaacagttttttatttaagtgacACCTTGTACATAAACAATAAATCTGCTACCGCCAGTTTGAATCTGACAAGTGGAGTTGACGGATTAGGCTTCTGCCACAGAATCCAGGCATTGATTACGGACATATCAAGCAAGTGGAAAGAGATCCGATGATACCACTTTTTTGACCGAATTTTGTTCCTGTAATAGCCAAGTAGGGAATCAAGCAAGTCAACTCTGCCCATCTGCTTGTTGTAGATAGCGACAATTCCCGGACAAGAAATGTTGATATGGCACATATCTtttcttaaaaatcttttaacgtCGATTGAAGGTTCACTTCCAATAAAATTGGACAGCAAGGTTACAACTTAGTTATCAAACCAAGAAACTACCAATACATCAACTCCGTCAACCTTGACAACATGTTTGGTAAATCTTTCGCGACCTCTTTGCTTCATTTCCTTATCTGACTAGACTGGGCAATTTCCAACACGGTTTCTACTTGCAGTTCCAACCATTTGAATTCCCATCTTGAACAAATAAACATTCAAACCAATACTGTTGAACCAATTATTAACATACAATTTATGATTGACATCATCTGGCAAGATTTGGGCAAACGCATGACAACATTATTACTTACCCCAAGGTCTGGTTGATTCTCAAGGCAAATGTTGTCACCTCTTCCACAGTAAACTTCAAAATTATAGCTGAGGCCAGAGACACCACTCagaacaaaaactttaaatcccCATTTGTGCGGTTTTTAAGGGTTGTATTGTTTGATTGAATGTCTCCCTTTGAACGGAACAATCTGCTCATCAACCGCTTTACTTTCCTCAATTGGAATACTGTTCAGctgttcatttattttgtttataagagGGCGGATCTTGAAAAGTTTATCGTCTTTGTCAGCAGCGCTGTTGTCAGCAAAATGAAAAAtgcttttcaatttttcaaagcGGTTGATGGGCATTATATTAGCAACATGAGAAATTCCAATAGAAGACGACCAATAATCTCTTGTGCTAGGGAGTAAGGTATAGCGGTAGTGCTACCGAACTCTCGAACCCTCATTAAATACCGTGTTTTGACCACAGACACTACTGTAAGttcaagcaatatttttttgtttacaataccaaactttcaagaaaaaaaatttaactacagTCGCTACCGAGTTATATTTCAGTATTTCATTCTACTACCGtcatattaaaaagtttaataagcATTAATTTCccattttattaaagataattattaaaaatttttgtaaacattatGCAATAGAATCTctctaatttgaattttatggGGAAAAATTAAAGTTCGAATTAGACAGATTTTCAGATTATAGAAAGTTGATTTTTCTTAAACACATTTTATGGTGACTTTGCATTTAATTGAATTATGGAGGTTTTCGAATTAAGGAGATTCGAATTAGGGAGATTGTACTGTATTAAAaggaagtttttaataattaatactaATTAATTTGATGATTGTTATAACAAGATACAAATACTTTTACAGTCtcagtattatttttaagtttattaagtgAAGTAATAATCAGTAAAACAAGATTTATAAAGAGTGAAAAAAATGCCTTGACCAAGTCCTTTTTGGGAATATTTCATAAAAGATGGTCATGGCAAAGACATAGCTCAATGTAATTTGTGCCCAGCTCAAATAAGCACAAAACAAAGTTGCACAACAGGGCTAAAATGTCATCTTGAAGGCTGTCACAAATCAACTTTtagtaaattgaaaatttaaacagaaaaagtgTTGCAGAAAATATCAGTGAACATTTGGCAAAGGAGTCTTTACAAGTGCCATCAGAGCATGACTCATAGGTTGTTTCCATTCAAGGTGTTAAGAAAATGAAGATGGATATATCAACATATTGCAAAGTGGTAACGAAGTATAATGCCAATGACAAGAGACAACTTTTGGCTGATTTAGAAATGATGAAATATGTTTGTATAGGTAATCTACCATTTGCACATGTTGCAACAGATACTTTCAAAGGACTCAAGTCATTTCTGCGACCTGAAATAAACTTAAAGTCTCCCACAACTTTTTCTCGAAACAAActtccaattttttattttaatattaaagaatCAGTGATGagcatattaaaaaacaatttatcaaatGTTGCTTCAGTAGGCTTAACCTCAGATCTATGGTCAAGTTGAAGCAATTATTCATATGCAGTCTTAACTTTGCACTACATTAATtcaaactttgaattaaaattctTTCTGCTTGGCTGCAATGCATTTCCAGAGAGGCATACTGGGGACAATATAGCTTCCAAAACTGATgctattttatcagaaataccTTTTAATAATGACTGTGAAATGACAGCCTTTAACCGACAGTAGAGCCAACATGTTTTTaggtaaaatcttttttaaaatactttttttgcagTGCGCTTATTTACTTTACTTAAAAGCGTCcaaaattttgcttaaagtttaatgcaatttaaaatttaaaactatcttCGATTACTTAGATATTTTACTGATTAgcatgcaaaatatttttcttaaaataaactcattcattttattttaaatcaaatattttaaaacattatgcatgagtaataaaaaaacaaattaattaactacagtgttttttttattatcaatctGGAAAGTTAGTTGGGctgttttgcaaataaataatgtttactactgtttatatatatatatatatatatatatatatatatatatatatatatatatatatatatatatacatatatatatatatatatatatatatatatatatatatatattatatgtttgtatatatattatctatgtTTCCACattactttattcaaaaaaaaatgtcgcGGCGATGAGAATTTACCCCAGCAAAAAAGCTCCTTTTTGAGATGATGAATCATGACAGTCCACAGTCTAGGTTATTAGACATAtcaatatcaaaactttttgatGCAGAATTAGATGCTTACAAAAGATTGGGGTTCCCACAAAAGAGCTATGACATTCTGGAGTGGTAAAAGGTTCATTCACCAGTTACCATTACTCTCCAATGTAGCAATAAAGGTTTTATGCATTCCTGCTTCATCTACTTTATCTGAGCGTGTATTTTCACAAGCTGGAAGTATTGTCAGTTGCAAAAGAACTCTTCTTAAGTCAGAAACAGTGGAAAAGCTTGTTTacattaaagaaattatctCAAAAGCAACAATTAAAGAGTGAAAAATTGAAGAAGATATTCCAGAGTTTGAAATTGATTTCAAGGTCTGGAATCCAGACCTTGaaatctattaattttaattaagttaaaaatatttttatattgttttcattgatgtattcaatttgaaataaaataaataatagaacaAAGCtgtaaaactttaacaaaaaaacaaataacaactATTGTTTACTACCAAATCTTAACAAGAGTTAAAACATATACTACCGTTAGTAATACCGATAATTAATAGTAGACATGCTTAACACCGATGCTCTCATCACTCCCAACTTTTATCACTACCGCATTCCCTTACTAGGGAGTTTGACAATAGGCATGTACAAAATGCATGCAACAAAACTAATTATGTCTTTCTCTTTTACAGCAACTGGTTTTTCAGGATTGGTTTGCATGGAATACAACGTTGTCTGATATGTAATctcttgaaaaatttattttttggaaaaagatCTCCACTCCTCAGATGGAGATTCCAGTGATTAGGAAGATATAACTAATTGAGGAAGATATAACTGATGAGAAAGATATAACTGATTGTGAACTATTTTTGCCAATTTCTTCTTCCAGTGAGGATGCTGATAGCAGTGATGACAGTAATAACACTCAGTCTCTTTCAATCTTGAGAAGAACAAATTGTGGCGCTGGTCAAAAACACTGTGCAACAGTGGTGTCATCTACCAATAAGGTTAATACAAATGGAAAAAAACCTGCAAATAATTCTCAGCCATTATGGAAAGTTGAAAACcttcaaaataaacaagaagACCACAAATTTAAAGCTAACTACGAACAAAAAATGGACAAGTTATTGGAATGTCTTGGTTCAGAACTGCCAtacttttattatctttttccaAAAGAACTTTTTCAAGAGATTGCATATCAGACAATGTTGTATTCCATGCAAACCGATCCTGAAAAACCAGTTGTTGTAAAAGAGGAAGACATAATTAGTTTTGTTGGATGCGTTTTGCACAAGTCCATTGTCAAACTCTCTAGCACAAGAGATTATTGGTTGTCTTCTATTGGAATTTCTCATGTTGCTAATATAATGCCCATCAACCgctttgaaaaattgaaaagcaTTTTTCATTTTGCTGACAACAGCGCTGCTGACAAAGACGATAAACTTTTCAAGATCCGCCctcttataaacaaaataaatgaacagCTGAACAGTATTCCAATTGAGGAAAGTAAAGCGGTTGATGAGCAGATTGTTCCGTTCAGGGAGACATTCAATCAAACAATACAACCCTTAAAAACCGCACAAATGgggatttaaagtttttgttctGAGTGGTGTCTCTGGCCTCAGCTATAATTTTGAAGTTTACTGTGGAAGAGGTGACAACATTTGCCTTGAGAATCAACCAGACCTTGGGGTAAGTAATAATGTTGTCATGCGTTTGCCCAAATCTTGCCAGATGATGTCAATCATAAATTGTATGTTGATAATTGGTTCAACAGTATTGGTTTGAATGTTTATTTGTTCAAGATGGGAATTCAAATGGTTGGAACTGCAAGTAGAAACCGTGTTGGAAATTGCCCAGTCTAGTCAGATAAGGAAATGAAGCAAAGAGGTCGCGGAAGATTTACCGAACATGTTGCCAAGGTTGACGGAGTTGATGTATTGGTAGTTTCTTGGTTTGATAACTAAGTTGTAACCTTGCTGTCCAATTTTATTGGAAGTGAACCTTCAATCGacgttaaaagatttttaagaaaAGATATGTGCCATATCAACATTTCTTGTCCGGGAATTGTCGCTATCTACAACAAGCAGATGGGCAGAGTTGACTTGCTTGATTCCCTACTTGGCTATTACAGGAACAAAATTCGGTCGAAAAAGTGGTATCATCGGATCTCTTTCCACTTGCTTGATATGTCCGTAATCAATGCCTGGATTCTGTGGCAGAAGCCTAATCCGTCAATTCCACTTGTCAGATTCAAACTGGCGGTAGCAGATTTATTGTTTATGTACAAGGTgtcacttaaataaaaaactgttcgTCCTTCACTTGCTGACATTACACCTCGCGTTGGTCCAAAAATTGCCATTCCGGCAAAAATTGCGTACATTTAAACAATGTGTTACCTGCTTCAAGTACCATTCTTTTTTGTACAATTTGTGAAGTATTGAAAGCactaatttcatttaaaacaaaattttgattataaaacacatcttagaaatgtttttttttttattgtttatgcaAATAATTAATTACTGGTGACGGAATTTCATAAACTAGGTGATTTATAGAATCTGACACAAAACGAGCTGCATGACAAGCTGCATGACAAGCATCAGgcagataaattttaaaatcttttaacttatCAAAGTTAATGTTAAAGTATAAAGCAAGATATTCTACAAGATGCTTCTAATCATTCCTTGAAAAAGTTGtgttattcaaataaaaactctttaaaactctttgctttaaaatacaaactgttTATGTCTGAGCCATAAGTGAATGAGTTTCCAGAATATCctttaaatctatatttaacACCAGAAGCAGAAATTAATGgcaaaaatttttgcttttgcCTACTATGTTGGAATAAAGTGTATTAGTAAAATCATATGCTTCATCCAATTTGCTTGCATTTGCAGTAGTAGTGTCAGTACAAACTGCAAAAACTTGGTCAGATACTTCAAAATACTTcaactgattttttataaataaaacatgatCAAGTGCTAATCCAGTTTTACTTTATACAACTGCTAGAAGGTCATCTTTTTACCCTAATTCCGGGCTTGTAACAGCAACAGCAATCACCAGTATTTTTCTGCTTCAATTTTTCTTCAATATGGCTATCAACTATACCATCAAAATGGAGAacaagttttttacttattatttcaTCTCTatagttttcttgtttttaaacaCCGTTAACAAATATGGCAGTTGCatgtatttgtttttctttacttaGTTTAGGTTTCGGAACTCATATCTTTAGAATcttcataaaatataaacaatataaaagattttttataaaagttgaataaagatatatacaatttaataaatcaaataaatactttctgaatctaaacttgcttttttGCAATTGGGTTCCACTTCCAAATCAGATTAAAAACACTTATTGACTTAAAGGCATACAGCAATATCATCTTCATTTGCATACAGCAATATCATCTTTATTTGCATACAGCAATATCATCATCAATAATGGGTTCACAAGCACTATCTGTCATTATTTTCCTCCTGCATTCTTCATATCTTAAACATCTCTAGGTTCTCCTTTTAACTCTAGTTTCTAATTCCTTATTTCTAATGTAACTAACAAATTTAACTCTAGactatttttcaaagaaaacaaatgtttttattttcttgctGACATTTGTaggattttcttttaacttttatatcaatttgATCTAGAACTGATAAGATATTGGTAATGTCTTAAAACTGTTCCCTTGGTAGGGAGCTGATAAAGTAGCAATTCAGAAATAGATGATTTAAGTAGATGAAATGGTCTTCTGACACttctatttaaactatttaaagaactttttcattcttttattttttatttttttacttttcctaTCCTGATCggtaaatttaatatataattagttataaaaagcCATAAAAGTGCAGCAAAAAttcactttatttatatattttatttattattattttatatattattatttattagttcataaaaataaataactgagcttaattttaacaaaaagtaaaaacatagaaaataaaaaaattaatcagttctttttgaatttgtattaaaataaagagCAGTTACCAATTTAGTGgtaatttctgaaaaaaaatttttttcttaattgtcAATCTTGTAGACTCAAAGCAAAGTGGAATGCCATCCTGACaccatataataaaatgtaaactatCCTACCACTTTTTTATCTTACTCCTAATATAACCATGGTAAGACAGAAttggataatatttttgaaattaatgaaaacctacattaataaaaaaataacattacattttttttttttatttcaattagattttatatttatttgaattataaactttattttataaattaatagacaataataacaacaacaatattattaatattataaataatatttgaaatacttagatcatttaattaaaaaacaactttattatacTCACTTAATATTTTGCATGGAAATTGATAAGAATATtcacaaatattattataaggATCATAAACTAAGTCTGATACTGGGCAAGACATATTGTGTGATATACCATTAGAACAAGAAATAAAACTATGGCAGTTCCAGGGGTTGCGATATTGACCATCAGGTTTATTAGTACAAAAACTGGTAAAATTATATTCCCCGGCATCTCTGCAGCTACTGTATGTTGGATCAAAAATTTGATTGGTTGGACAGCTGACATAGCCTCCTTGTTGTGATGAACACTTCAAATAGTAAAACACATCTGGAATCAAATAGTTTCCATCAGCTTTTCCTGCACATGGGTTCTCCTTTAAGTTCtctataaaagcaaaaatatcaTTCTGCATCTGtaatactattatattaaagCAGTCAActattgtttaaacaaaaacattcacTGTTCACACTAACTTTGAATTTACATATGTACAATAGTACATATGTAAGGCTAACAGTttgtttcataactttttttgttgttgttaaaaaaaataaagtgtttaaagttttatcttaaggaattaaatatataaactccttttaaatataaaaattatttttagtcatagtagtttaaaaaatgcacgatttatttttatgtaaatattttatatttacataaaaataaatatgatattttgtttattgttaattCAATAACGTAAAGTTTTAATGATGTTcgtttaaattatgaaaataaattatgatcACGAATATGTTATCGGTAActgataaataacaaaaaaaaactctttattatttaaaaacattattaaaaagagttcacaaattaaataagaaaaaatttattaacagttaataa
Above is a window of Hydra vulgaris chromosome 10, alternate assembly HydraT2T_AEP DNA encoding:
- the LOC100197130 gene encoding uncharacterized protein LOC100197130 isoform X8, with translation MLLVTFTGLLALISGLFGTPINNPKVIENDFCDGKRDGNYPIPDVFKYKFCKGGVSNIMSCQDNFVFSPVVSLCVNISTQSPTTFCQERQNGDYNDPWNCHKFFKCFQHLSYLFDCPITNPVFNPYTDQCVYENEYPCHQLSENLKENPCAGKADGNYLIPDVFYYLKCSSQQGGYVSCPTNQIFDPTYSSCRDAGEYNFTSFCTNKPDGQYRNPWNCHSFISCSNGISHNMSCPVSDLVYDPYNNICEYSYQFPCKILNSSCAGKADGKYLIPDVFAYLQCSSQQGGYVNCPDNKIFDPKYSDCKDAKDYNLSNFCTNKPDGQYRNPWNCHTFISCSNGISHNMSCATPELVYDPYDNLCEYPSIFPCRTVNMKNLKENPCAGKADGNYLIPDVFYYLKCSSQQGGYVSCPTNQIFDPTYSSCRDAGEYNFTSFCTNKPDGQYRNPWNCHSFISCSNGISHNMSCPVSDLVYDPYNNICEYSYQFPCKILNSSCAGKADGKYLIPDVFAYLQCSSQQGGYVNCPDNKIFDPKYSDCKDAKDYNLSNFCTNKPDGQYRNPWNCHTFISCSNGISHNMSCATPELVYDPYDNLCEYPSIFPCRTVNMSEHHLETRLYEDILIENVVV
- the LOC100197130 gene encoding chondroitin proteoglycan-2 isoform X6; the encoded protein is MLLVTFTGLLALISGLFGTPINNLKGLFGTPINNPKVIENDFCDGKRDGNYPIPDVFKYKFCKGGVSNIMSCQDNFVFSPVVSLCVNISTQSPTTFCQERQNGDYNDPWNCHKFFKCFQHLSYLFDCPITNPVFNPYTDQCVYENEYPCHQLSENLKENPCAGKADGNYLIPDVFYYLKCSSQQGGYVSCPTNQIFDPTYSSCRDAGEYNFTSFCTNKPDGQYRNPWNCHSFISCSNGISHNMSCPVSDLVYDPYNNICEYSYQFPCKILNSSCAGKADGKYLIPDVFAYLQCSSQQGGYVNCPDNKIFDPKYSDCKDAKDYNLSNFCTNKPDGQYRNPWNCHTFISCSNGISHNMSCATPELVYDPYDNLCEYPSIFPCRTVNMSEHPLENLKENPCAGKADGNYLIPDVFYYLKCSSQQGGYVSCPTNQIFDPTYSSCRDAGEYNFTSFCTNKPDGQYRNPWNCHSFISCSNGISHNMSCPVSDLVYDPYNNICEYSYQFPCKILNSSCAGKADGKYLIPDVFAYLQCSSQQGGYVNCPDNKIFDPKYSDCKDAKDYNLSNFCTNKPDGQYRNPWNCHTFISCSNGISHNMSCATPELVYDPYDNLCEYPSIFPCRTVNMSEHHLETRLYEDILIENVVV
- the LOC100197130 gene encoding chondroitin proteoglycan-2 isoform X7, which gives rise to MLLVTFTGLLALISGLFGTPINNPKVIENDFCDGKRDGNYPIPDVFKYKFCKGGVSNIMSCQDNFVFSPVVSLCVNISTQSPTTFCQERQNGDYNDPWNCHKFFKCFQHLSYLFDCPITNPVFNPYTDQCVYENEYPCHQLSENLKENPCAGKADGNYLIPDVFYYLKCSSQQGGYVSCPTNQIFDPTYSSCRDAGEYNFTSFCTNKPDGQYRNPWNCHSFISCSNGISHNMSCPVSDLVYDPYNNICEYSYQFPCKILNSSCAGKADGKYLIPDVFAYLQCSSQQGGYVNCPDNKIFDPKYSDCKDAKDYNLSNFCTNKPDGQYRNPWNCHTFISCSNGISHNMSCATPELVYDPYDNLCEYPSIFPCRTVNMSEHPLENLKENPCAGKADGNYLIPDVFYYLKCSSQQGGYVSCPTNQIFDPTYSSCRDAGEYNFTSFCTNKPDGQYRNPWNCHSFISCSNGISHNMSCPVSDLVYDPYNNICEYSYQFPCKILNSSCAGKADGKYLIPDVFAYLQCSSQQGGYVNCPDNKIFDPKYSDCKDAKDYNLSNFCTNKPDGQYRNPWNCHTFISCSNGISHNMSCATPELVYDPYDNLCEYPSIFPCRTVNMSEHHLETRLYEDILIENVVV